The DNA window TCCTGCCTTTGCATCATGCTAAGATGTTCCCCCTAATTAGCATGCAAGCAGCTGGCCCCCTTCTTGAAGTAACTCCTAATTTTCCCTTCTTTCTTCAAGATCCAAGAgctgtttaaaaaggaaacaaaggttTAATGGCACATGAGAAAGGCCATAGGCCCACCCGGGGAAAAATTTATACACATGGTTAGATTAATGGATTTAGGTGGAGGTTTACTGTTAAGCTTTAAAAGGAAGGTAGCACTGATAGGATCTACTGCCACCTTGTGAGCAAAATGTCACTCACCTATTCCTTTCTCTTTCAAGTCAACTTACTTTTAATGTAACTCTTCCTTTCCTCTAATTTAATTTTtgtacaggtaagcaaccatgcTGATGGACTCTGCATCTCTGGGTATTGAGaacaaaaaaatgtgaaaatgagcTGCCTTCCCAGTGGGCCAGTTAGAGACTTGTCAAATAATTTGATTTCACATCTTTGTATTGAAGCCAGCCTAGGGGCATAGTTTTACATAGCCACCTAGGAGGCCAGTGATTTAGTGTTTTGTTCTCTCCACTGCAAGGTATCCTAATACAAAATATATCGTGTGTTAACTGAAGATATTTCTGACATAGTAAAATGAACAGAAACATATTTAAAggtttcatatttttaaacataacaGCTGAAAGCCTGTGCTGTCGCAGGGGTATGGCAGCTGGCCAAGTAATCCACCCTTTGTGCAGTCTctctcatacaaccaatgaaagtGTTGCATGCAAATTATCTGTAGCATAAAAGTGGTGAGTGGCTGAGTTGCCTCTGATGTCACAAAGGTCTAGGACTCTTAGCATGGCACAGACACATGCCTTACTGTACCTGTACAGGTGTAATTCATAAAATCAAAAAGGCAGAGAActtcaaaactgaaatgtttgaacctggtgatattctaaacaaagagCTCTCAATCATGCAtatagctgtttccatcactttgTACTGACTGTACAGACATTCTAGGCAacagagtgacaatcctggatTCTTATTGTATAGATAAATAGCTCTTCTGGGGCTGGACTTTAAACAATAGTATAAAATAGGGTTGTACTAAAAACACAGTATTGCCAAAAGGTTTATGCTATAAAGACAGCAAGCTGCCAGGCTGCAGCTATTACAGAATAAGCCATTATCCTGTAATCCTCTCCACTTTTCCCTACTGATGCTCTGAGGATCAGAGTCACTGAGCTGCAATGATGGGTTGGACTGGGCTTAGGAGCAGTTCAGGGTTGCCAATCATCATATTTGGTACTTTCTtcaagccccagcttctggagtcatgtgattgaGAATCTTGGcttccatttaaagaaaaacatttttagcaCTCGTGGTTACAGAGGAGAGCTTATAAACTCCAAGggctcaaaatccagaaggcaaataaaacccccaaaatgtattatttttaaaaatatacatgatTTGGAGGGGCCTGATTCACTAGTTTGAATGATTGGGGTTGATGACATGAGTagtgcctcctttcccttcaTCCCCAACCTCTGAGGATCAGCAAAGGAGGGATATGTCAGAACTGTCATAGCTATGAGCCAATTCATACTTCAATGTACTGTATACTGGTAACCAAAGCTGATGCCTGAGCTTTGCGTAAAAGCTGCAAGCTGGGGGCTGTGCTTGCTCTCAGTTAAGTCAATTGAAATGTTACCATTCACTTCAGAGGcaggatcagaatcaggtccctcaaaatcattttgagttttttttgctttctggacttagaaaaaaaattgtcacatACTCAGATTGCCTATTTCCTTATTGATCTAGCTTTTCATTTGCTTCTTCAACAcactaaacttaaaaaaaaaatttacagctGTGGCAGTAgcaatttcaggaaaaaaaaattacatcactTCATAAATAACCATCTAGCTCTCACATAGcaattttcatccatagatctcaatgcacttcacaaaggaagcaagtatcactatccccattttatagatagaaaactgaggcacagagggactaAATGACCTGACCAAAAAGTCATCCAGTAGGCCAGTAGCAGAagtggggctagaacccaggactctTGCATCTTACTGGTAAGAAGTGTATTAGCCATATTTCTCTTCACAAGTGCTTCCTTTTCACTGTAACAGAGGACATGCTCAGTGACAAGAGGAAATaccttgtgattaaggcactggataGGAACTCAGATCAGGATTTAAGTACCACTACTGCTACCAACCACTTGATAATTGGGGCAAGTTATTTaatttgtgtctcagttccccatctgtaaaatgtggataatattacttttctcccaccctttatcAGTCTTTTGCATTTAAACTGTAAGAGCTTATGGGAGGAACTGTCTTggactgtgtgtttgtatagcacataAAACAATGGAGCTCCACTTGGCTGGCGTCACTACATACCACCATAATAAACATTAAAGTAAAGGAAGGGGATTTTTCAAGATCTTTGGAAGATGCCATCCTTATAGTTGTGGGATTTAAGCCCCTTTTACCTCAGTTCCAGAGACTTCATCATTAGTACCATAGTCTCTCAGATTTTTATTCcactgcccatcaccatagtatgaaTACCTTCCACATAAAACCAATAGCAAGAACAAAGTCCTTAATTGACTTAATGGAGGCTTTGGCACGTCTCCATTTttaggatttaaaacaaaacaaacgaacaaacaaaaacaaaccaacccacccATTTGGGAGAGGAGCTTTGATTCTCCCCACAAATTTTACATGGTGAGGGGGCTGCGGCTCAAGGAGTATCAATATTGTGAGTGCTCTTAGACTGGAAAGGCCTTTCTTACGAGGAAGGTTTTGCAGCATTTCGTAAAGACAGACAGTCAGGATTCTGGATCCACCAATCTCTGCTGGAAGTTTCTCCCAAAAATTGGATCCCCTGAATCAAGAGTGCTTTGTCCTCAGCTCTCGAATGCTTCATCCTGGTCCACTTCATCCAGTGATCTTCACTGTTCCAGGGGAGTGCAACTGTCCAAGTGGTTCATAGTTAAAAATACGGTCTTTAAatgtagctggggggggggaggggtgcttgatccattaattgctttgaagattAGGACCAAAGCCTTAAACTGGTATTAGAAGCTCAGTGGGAGCCAGTAGAGGGATGTGAACACATCAGGCCCAATGTTCATAATGGcctagaccaggggtcagcaaccttcggcacatggcccatcaggataaCCCGCTGGGCGGGCCGCaacacattttgtttacgttgactgtcTGTAGGCATGGCCCCCCACCGCTCCTAGCGGCCACTGTTCGCTGCTTCcaacggccaatgggagctgtgggaagcggcagccatcACGTCCCGGGTGGCTTTCCACACAgtttccattggccgggaacagcaaaccgcggccacagggagctgcagggggccgtgcCTATGaatggtcaacgtaaacaaaacgtcttgcggcccaccagcggaATACCCTGATGGGCAACGTGCCGAAGGTTGTCAACCCCATGGCCTAGACTGTTGAAGGAGGTGGGCAGCTGTATTTTGTGGAGGTCTTCACATTCACCTTCAAACACAGTGAATTACAGTAATCCAGCCTTGACATGACAAATGCCTGGATCACCGTAGAGAGGGCAATGTCCAAGAGGAAAAGATGAATCATCCTAGAAAGTTAGGGATGAAAGCAGGAATTTTTTGATACTGATCCTACGCGGTCATCCAAGCTTAGTGAATAGTCAAACAGGACCTCAAGGCTTTGCACCACTCTGATAAATGGGGACTGTATTTCTAGACAATGTCTCAGCTAGTTCTCCAAAGCATTTTCCCTTTCTGACTAGCATCATTTCACTACTTGAGgaattaacaagtttatttgtTGTATTGGTGCAGAGAGGAaccaagtttttatttaaaagctttACGTTATTTTCTTCTAAACAGTTTCTACAGTGTAGGTTTTGTGTAGCAGCTACAAGTCTGGTGATGTGAAAAAGAATCAAGCTCCCACTAAGTGTGACATTATAATAAATcttcagattaaattattttcccaGAGTACCATCTTGAAGTTAAGATTTCAATAAAAACCTCAGAAGTTAACGTTTTTTTGGACTTCAGTTGCACTACAGTCCCATATATACACGACATCACAGCTCTTTTATACAGCCTAGAACACCAGCAGcacttctttgcagccaaacacCATACACAAATTGAAGTCCAGAGGCTGAcgacaagaaaataaaattctgcatgcACTGGGACTTGGGACACTCGGCAGACTGTGGTTAAACGCCTCTAATCCTTCGACCAGTCCATGACCATCCCTAAGAGATTAGGCTGCAGAGGGCAAGTGAACGAGCTCTCCTTCGGCCAACCCCAACCACCTTTGTTATTGTGAATTACACCTCTTTTAAAGAGCTAAGAATGCCTCCCAAGGACCTTTCCTTCACTAGCTGTTCACCAAACAGACTCTCTCTGGCATCCAAGTCATCTTCCCAGATCGCTTCTCTTGGCAGCCAATTCTTAATTAAGACTGATCATCTCCGTTGCCAAGGCTGTGTTGGAGTGCTTGCTCACTACACCCCTGCAGAAGCAGAGAGCTCATGTCTCTCACAAGGCAGTGGTATTTTCTACTATTGTATTTTGAAAAGCTACATCATAGGTAGGGTGAGGCCAAATATATGGAGATGTTTATCTTTGCATGCTATTACAGACTAATATTGCGCAGCCACCTCTTGAATGCCTCCTCATAGCCACAGGTCACTCTGGAGGGCCCTGCTCTGTTTCTCCCACTCTTCAGGGCCCTTTAAGAGTGCATAGGTCATTCAAACAAGCCCCACAAAGAATCACATTTCTTTAGTCCTCTTTTATAAACTGTCCCTCTAGACCCCACCAACTCTAATTCAGCATCTTTCTCCCCAAATTAATCCCAAAACAACACACAGCACAAACTCACCCAAGTCTTCATCCCAGCTGGCCTTTACAGactctctcccaggcctccctgcctggagagtTTTCTTCCGCTCTCCTGCCATTTCTGTTTTTGCCCTGCTGGGAATCAGGGCCCCTACAGAAGCCTTCTTGCTCCCTACAGCATCTACAGGCACAGTTGCAGTACCACAGGCTACCCCCTTTTACTGCAATTTCCTGCTCTTCTTAAGCCTGAAAGCGTGTGATTCAATCCAGGTGCGACTCATCCTGTAATCAGGGCTATTTTAGCTCCAGGCTTGCCAGCCCACCTTGCATAGGCCTACCTAATCCTTTCATGAGAATAATTGTGAGCTATTTCAAGCACTTTAGTGCAATGACTTCACAGTTACATATTCTGCAAAAAGATCTTGGCCTCTCAAAGGTGCAGTTGATTCAAGGTGTAAGTACATGTTGGCTCTCTCCATTTCTACATTAGCACATTTATTAGAACAAAGGCAGGCAATGAGTCTGGGCTGtacagaggcacagagactgtATTTTGCAAAGATAAAGTAACTAGCCTAGTCAGTGGCTTTTAGCAGAAAATGTTTTCTTGCTTGCGTTTAAAACAGATTGGAAGACAGCATAATAGTTTCAACTTGCATAGACTTTCTGGTGTTATATTTGTATAGATTGTTAGTACCAAATATGTTGGTATTTTTAGTAACCTCAATGAAGTGGCAAATGTAATACTAGGCTGACCCTTTACCATACAGGGTGTATTGAGAGTTGAAAGTTGGTGCACAAATGAATACCAAATAAGTGGAAGGTTATTTGGCTGAAGCCAAATAATGAATAGATCCGTAAATGAAAGACAAGTATTACATTTGCCACTTCATTGAGGTTACTAAAAATACCAACGTATTTGGTACTAACAATCTATACAAATATAACACTAGAAAGTCTATGCAAGTTGAAACTATTATGCTGTCTTCCAATCTGTTTTAAACGCAAGCAAGAAAACATTTTCTGCTAAAAGCCACTGACTAGGCTAGTTACTTTATCTTTGCAAAATacagtctctgtgcctctgtaCAGCCCAGACTCATTGCCTGCCTTTGTTCTAATAAATGTGCTAATGTAGAAATGGAGAGAGCCAACATGTACTTACGCCTTGAATCAACTGCACCTCTGAGAGGCCAAGATCTTTTTGCAGAATATGTAACTGTGAAGTCATTGCCCTAAAGTGCTTGAAATGGCTCACAATTATTCTTCCTAACAACAAGCATAATCAGACAACTCATTTGCTGGAAAACCCATCGTGTATGCATAACTGCACTGAATGAAGGAAAACCAGTCAACAGTGGAAAATTCTGCTTTCCAAAATGTCTTGCACATATTATCAGCGGTATCACAGACCATCATCTGCACATAAAATGGTATAATTATCTGTGTCTGCAGCATTTTTTAAGCCAGTCTTGTTTTGGAACCTACATGGCTTCCTTCAGAAGATTCCCTGTGTAGAAGAACAATTCATTTTAGTTGCATCTTATCCACTGTCCAGAAAATACTATCTTTTCTGGGTTCTTACAGAAGTCCAAATATCTGtggtaaattaattttttttcctcatttattttCTTGCAAACTTTTGGATACACATCAGGAATAACTCTTTCAGTAAAATACTTTGTTGGTGGTATCCCATATCTCCAATATGTTCAAATGCATGAACTTAACATTCCAAACAACAGAAAAAGGTTGTCAGGTCTAATCATTTCCCTGATTTCATGGTGAAACCAAGCCTGCATCTTTTCCCACACATTGGCATATGGTTTACTGACATTTGTAGATGTAGAACGTTGAGTTAATTACATTTTCAGGCCAATATCAATAGCTTTTATGTTGTTTCCATTCAATCtgtgcatattcagtagggggtTGAACACACTGATAATTGCTGAACACCAAAGTACCACTGTGTTTGCAGAATCACAGGACAGCACAAGGGAACCCAACCTATCAACAGTCTTTTAGTTCCCAAGGTTAACACAAAGCCTGCCATGATGGGCCTGTTTTCTCCTTCAAATGCATGGTTATTTTTCTAATTGTTTTCTGTTTCAAATTTTGCCTGAAACAGATCTAGCCAGGAGCACCTCACTTGATAAGTTTAAGCAAACTAGATCAAGCAGCCCGTTGAGCTTAATGGGGACAGGAAGGAGGTCATCTCCACATAATCAGGTCAACTAAACAGCAGTCCTGCTTGACTGACAAGAACTTAAGTAGCAAGATGAACAACACATGCTCATTAAAAGTGCTGCATATCAATTTCTCAGCATGATATGTGACTAAGATACCATGGAGATagattttaaaatcctgttaCACACCTTACCCTcattcctttctcccctctccagggACAATTCTTCAAAGAAGACAGGATTCTAATGTGTGAGCTATAGTTAAGGtaggttattattaattattattataatttaaatatgaaGACTTCTAATGGTTTGGGGTTCAGAGAAATATCCAGAATTCTAGATGCTGGTCCAGAAGTATGGAGGCCCATGAGCAAGGCCCTGTGATCATCCATTTCAAATAAGCTCCAACAAAAGGGGCTCTCTATCTACATACCTCTCCTGCGGGGAGAGGAAGGCAGTGGTTTACTACCCACACCCATTGTCTTTAATTGAGGAAAGCATACTTATCCCCATCTCTAGCACCTGCAGGGGGCATTTCCACTTTCCTCCTTTTTGCAGAGTTGgacttttcctctctttctttgtcccaTTCATCACTAAATGGGGTCAGAGGGGACCTCAAGGTTTCTCCCTATTGTCTGTAGGTGGGAAAGGTTAGGCTTCTTCCACTGTATACTACTCCACCCTCCCTGTGCGCTCCAATCCCCACTGCAAGCCTGGTCACCATGAAATAATTGGCAGgcatttctcctctcctccccaattACATGAAAGGTAGATGATCCATGCTACAGCAAGCAAGGGCTAGAGTAGGTAAATACCTCCTGCCTCCAATGCTAATGGAATTCAGNNNNNNNNNNNNNNNNNNNNNNNNNNNNNNNNNNNNNNNNNNNNNNNNNNNNNNNNNNNNNNNNNNNNNNNNNNNNNNNNNNNNNNNNNNNNNNNCCAGGGCTCAACTCCTCCAATGACTGTgttcaaaggaaataaaagatcATATCAGAAGGACTGTGTACTTATTATCAATCATGACACTGGGGAATATGTGCTGGAAAAACTTAGTAGTAGCATTCAAGTCAAGAAAACAAGGTAAAACTGGGACACATACAGTTAATAAGATGAATTCTTGCTAGAGATTCATGTTAATAGTGTCACCGTTAGCTATGGCTATGAGTGAATTAGCAGTAATGTTTAATTACTGAGTTTCCTGGACTTTATGAGGCCAATTATCATGCCTAAATATGGAAATCTCCACTGTGTGTATGTAGCAGAGAGTAAAGAATTAGTAGATTCTCTGTTATTTGAAGGGTGATAATTGTAACTCATGATTGAACAGTGTTGATGGGATAAGAATTTAGAAGATGGTCAAAAGATTGCATTGCTTTCAATAATTTCTTTCTGAAGAAGATGGAAGTGATAACCTGTCAAGTGGACTGGTGAAGTTGCGAGTAGTGGACCTAGAAACTTCTTGTGGAAGTCTAATTACATGTAATAATTAGAGTGGGGGAACATGGCTGCATCAAGGAGATAATATATAAAACAGAGCAAAAGTCCAAACTCTTCATGGGCAAAGATTCTGAAAAAATGAATGCTGGAGACATAAATATTATTGTGGGTAATTGCCTAAAAACTGCTGAGATCAGAACTTCTGTCTGATCTGATAGCCATACCTCAGTACACAAATTACACTATATAAAGTGttcagataaaatatttttcagagtaatgCTAATATGTAAGTACCTGAAGTCTCTGAATCAAGTTCTTTTAGCAGTGGGGAATGCATATTAGATGAGTTCTATAGAGCATgccattattaaacattttttagaAACGACACATTTAAAATAACCTCCATTACCGCAGCTGTAAAAACTTTGACTGAGAGCTCACTAAAACTTTATAGTGATGCAGGCTGGGACCAGGCTGGCAGCTAGATCAGAGATCTCCAAAGAACAAATCCAGGCTGTTGTAGATGGGGGTAGTGATTCAATAGTTGCCACACTTTCCTCAGAGTCAGTGCCCTACAAGTGCATGAGCATGACGTTCCAAGGCACTGTGCTATTAGAGGTCATGTcattcagatgagatgtaaaactgtTGTCATGATCACTTTGGTCTTTAAAGATCCCTTGGCACTCTTTTCAAGAGAAGTGGTTTTAATCTAAAATTCAAAGTGGAGTAATTACATTCTTACCACTTAGATTCCTTCTGTAGTTTCAAGAGATAAATCAATATTGGTAACAATTCTCTGCTCTTATATAGTAACTTTCATCTGATGATGTACTGTATGTAATCAAAGAGGATACTTCCTGTTGTAAAATGCCGGGTAATCTTGTTGTGCATCTTCTAACAGTTAGCTGCATTTCATTGATGAATGAAGTGATCCCTCTGTATTTCATGTCTAAATGTTTGTGAAGAGCTTTGGGATCattcaggatgaaaggtgctatgtaaatgTATTTTACTATAGTTGCTGATTGTATTAAGAAGGCGTTCTTTGCTAAATGAAAAACCTTTACTGCTATTTGAATAGAGAAAAAGATATTGCTAAGCCTCACATGGATCTGGAGCAGAGTTAGTAAGGACCTCACTCTACAGTCACTTTACGGCATGCTTCCCATGGAAGTAAGTGGTGATGCTGAGTGCCAAAGCAGTGTAGGTTGTtagctgtattttatttaaaatccatAATTCACCGTATAGCTCTACAGGATGCAAAGTACTCAGTCTAAacttattaaatatatattaatacgGATCTTACTGGAACGAAGGAACACAGCTCTATGGCACCACTGACTGTTTTTTTATGTTGTTTCAGGGCTGAGGGCAGCAGTAAGATCCAGGCACGGATAGAACAGCAGGCTGCCCGAGCCTCCCAGCCTTCCTCACAGTTCAAAGCCCCATCCAAGCCAGCAGCTGGGCCCAAAACCTCCCCTTTGAAAGACAACCCTTcacctgaacctcagctggatgACATTAAGAGAGGtaaaggttattttttttaatcttctgtgtTATAATTATTCATTTACAAAGATACATAAGAACTTTAAAGCATTAAAAACTGGTACAAGACTGCTGGTTCATAGTCTGTATATCTCATTTTAAGGATTTTTAGTGAATTACCTATTTTCTTCTGTCAACGTAGTCATCTAAACTGCCCCATCTCTCTGCATGTGAGCATCCTTTCTTTGCTGATAATTTAATCTCTCTCAGACTCTTTCTCCATAAAAATAACATTAACTCAAAAGATACACATCATCACAGTTGGATGGAACAGGAGTTGGCTGGCTATCTCATCCAGCAGAAAGGCTTCAGGTCTGAGATCCATCAAGTAATTGGATAGGGATCAAATTTGCACAATATGGACCACACTGCCATGTTGTTGCTATATTTATTATGCAGGTATTTTGGGAGGGAAAGAAGGATTGAATGCCTAAATTAAATAAATCTCCTACTTAAGCAGCAGCCTCAGGCTCCTAATCTCAGTGTTTCTGTATCTGTGCCGAAAAGTTAGGCCTATTGGGGATTGATGTACAGAATCTCTGCCCAAATCGGATGGTGCACTCCATCGGTGTATTGTGGACAATGCAGTTGAAGCGAGgaactttcttttttatttaatttatattttactgAAAAGCCAGGTACTTTCTAGGCATAtgttgtagattcatagatactaaggtcagaagggaccattctgatcatctagtccgacctcctgcacagtggaggccacagaatctcacccacccactcctacaaaaaacctcacctatgtctgagctattgaagtccttaaatcatggtttaaagacttcaaggagcagagaagcctctctcaagtcactcatgccccatgctacagacgaaggcgaaaaccctccagggcctctccaatctgccctggaggaaaattccttcccgacccctaATATGGCgaccagctaaaccctgagcatatgggcaagattcaccagccagatagccaggaaagaattttctatagtaactcagatcccatccatctaatatcccatctcaggggattagtcttatttaccctgaatatttaaagatcaattacttaccaaaatcccattatcccatcataccatctcctccataaacttatcaagtagaatcttaaaaccagatagatcttttgcccccactgcttcccttggaaggctattccaaaacttcactcctctgatggttagaatccttcgtctgatttcaagtctaaacttcctgatggccagtttatacccatttgttcttgtgtccacattggtgctgagctgaaataattcctctccctctcctgtatttatccttctgatatatttatagagagcaatcatatctcccctcaaccttcttttagttaggctaaacaagccaagctccttaagtctcctttcataagacaagttttccattcctgggatcatcctagtagcccttctctgtacctgctccagtttgaattcatcctttttaaacatgggagaccagaactgcacaaagtattctaggtgaggtctcaccagtgccttgtataacggtactaaaagctccttatccctactgacaatgcctctcctgatgcatcccaaaaccgcattagcttttttcacagccatatcacattggcagctcatagtcatcctatgatcaaccaatactccaaggtccttctcctcttctgttagttctaattgatgcgtccccaacttataactaaaattcttgttattaatccctaaatgcataaccttacgcttctcactattaaatttcatcctattactattactccagtttacaaggtcatccagatcctcctgtataatatcccaatccttctctgaattggcaatacctcccagctttgtatcgtctgcaaactttattagcacactcccactttttgtgccaaggtcagtaataaaaagattaaataagattagtcccaaaaccgatccctga is part of the Dermochelys coriacea isolate rDerCor1 chromosome 2, rDerCor1.pri.v4, whole genome shotgun sequence genome and encodes:
- the EAF1 gene encoding ELL-associated factor 1 is translated as TIPGSTPPMTVFKGNKRSYQKDCVLIINHDTGEYVLEKLSSSIQVKKTRAEGSSKIQARIEQQAARASQPSSQFKAPSKPAAGPKTSPLKDNPSPEPQLDDIKRELRAEVEIIEQMSSSSGSSSSDSESSSGSDDESSSSDGEEAARISPSQPPHQQYNNRNAVANGTSRPQGSNQLMNTLRNDLQLSESGSDSDD